The nucleotide sequence AAAAAAGACTTCAGAATGAATCTGTCTTGAGGTGGCAGGATATGGATGAAGTCGTCAAAAAAGTAGCTGCATTGAGTTTACCTATTATCATCTTGGTGGTAACAATGGCCACTACAGGCTTTACGGGTGCATCTGCTATCACCGCAGCTTTAGCCTTTTTGGGTGGCCCTACGGGGATGCTAGGTGGAATTGCCGTTTTGGAGCTGACAGGTTTAATTACAGATGCCTTGGCGAAAGTAATTCTGGAAGGTTTTTTAACAAGTATTTATAGCCAAAGACGACAGACTGAGGCACATACAAAGCTTCTCAAAGAAATTGATTTTTTGCTATTGTTTGACCATTACCTCAAAGAAAGGCTCAAAGCTACTGTAAAAACTCACACAGTAAATGTCACAAAAGAGGTAATGGCTATTTTAGAGAATGTCCCTGGCATGACTCGCGCATACCATAGAGATTTTAAGAGTTCTAATCCCATCATGAAGCTCAGGGATGGAACAGTAGTGAGAACATGGAAAAACCCTGTTGGTGTTGACCATGTTTTTTTAGGAGATCGCAATGACAAAATGATTTATGGCGGTTTTGTCGGCTGGATTCACTCTGAAGGTTTACAACAGGCGTTAACTCGTATCAGAAGAGACTTTACTTAGGTTAATTATGCTCTAACAATTTCTTCAGGGGTAGCCGTGCCATCTCAATCAAGAGCCGCGCACCTCAACTCAATACCAAAGTCATTTCAAGGAATGCGGAGCAAAAAATCCGATGTTTCGGTTCTTAATATCACCAACAACTACACCTCGATCCAAAAAACGGTTGAACTCCTCACAAGCTGTTTCAGGCACTAAAGCGCAGCTGTGGCAAGCTGCCAAGTTACATGAATCTGGTCCTTGTCCCCCGCTTTCGCCAACTTCCATACATACAGGATCAGCAGAACACCAACTAGCAGCCTCCAGTAAAGAGCGCACTACTGGCTCAAAATTATCAGGTTTACCCATTCTGACAAGTCCTCCCATTGTGCCTTCAGAATCACCAGCAGCAGTATAAATAAGCACTCCAGCCATTGGTGCGTCAGGGTTATCTGAGACATAGAGCCTTTCTCTCAGTGCGGCTGAACTGTAACCACACTCAAAAGTCAACCTATTCATCAGCAA is from Nostoc sp. HK-01 and encodes:
- a CDS encoding serine/threonine kinase, translated to MDEVVKKVAALSLPIIILVVTMATTGFTGASAITAALAFLGGPTGMLGGIAVLELTGLITDALAKVILEGFLTSIYSQRRQTEAHTKLLKEIDFLLLFDHYLKERLKATVKTHTVNVTKEVMAILENVPGMTRAYHRDFKSSNPIMKLRDGTVVRTWKNPVGVDHVFLGDRNDKMIYGGFVGWIHSEGLQQALTRIRRDFT